A single region of the Acidimicrobiales bacterium genome encodes:
- a CDS encoding Type 1 glutamine amidotransferase-like domain-containing protein — protein MSGTIALVGGAEWQDGCTFDAELLKASGGTEVVVLPTAAAYEHPERAAEAAAEHFAALGAKVRGLDVLTRPDAEDDANAEVVRSARFLYFSGGSPMHLRSVLKASKVWEALLEAWQGGAVIAGSSAGAMVLTDPMVDTRGGAFTVGLGLVEQLAVIPHFDAWSPEKAKRTLDLAPRGLPVVGIHEQTALIRDPDGAWRAAGAGTVDVYLDGVPADLSALPT, from the coding sequence ATGAGTGGAACCATCGCACTGGTCGGCGGCGCCGAGTGGCAGGACGGCTGCACCTTCGACGCCGAGCTGTTGAAGGCGTCGGGCGGTACCGAGGTCGTCGTGCTGCCCACCGCGGCCGCCTACGAACACCCCGAGCGGGCGGCGGAGGCGGCGGCCGAGCACTTCGCCGCGCTGGGCGCCAAGGTGCGAGGGCTTGACGTGCTCACCCGCCCCGACGCCGAGGACGACGCCAACGCCGAGGTCGTGCGCTCCGCCCGCTTCCTCTACTTCTCGGGCGGCTCGCCCATGCACCTGCGTTCGGTGCTCAAGGCGTCGAAGGTGTGGGAGGCCTTGCTGGAAGCGTGGCAGGGCGGCGCGGTGATCGCCGGGTCGTCGGCAGGCGCCATGGTGCTCACCGACCCCATGGTCGACACACGGGGCGGCGCCTTCACCGTCGGCCTCGGCCTGGTCGAGCAACTGGCCGTGATCCCCCACTTCGACGCCTGGTCGCCGGAGAAGGCCAAGCGCACCCTCGACCTGGCGCCCCGCGGCCTGCCCGTCGTCGGCATCCACGAGCAGACGGCCCTCATCCGCGACCCCGACGGCGCCTGGCGCGCCGCCGGCGCGGGGACCGTCGACGTCTACCTCGACGGCGTCCCGGCCGACCTCAGCGCGCTTCCGACGTGA
- a CDS encoding aspartate kinase: MALLVQKFGGTSVADAERIRAVADHVARTRRQGNDVVVVVSAMGKETDDLIRLANEVSRTRPGREMDMLLTAGERKAMALLCMALHDLGVPADSFTGSQAGIITDTFHERAKILEVKADRLKGCLGAGKVPVVAGFQGVSTDKDVTTLGRGGSDTTAVALAAALGADAMEKYSDVPGVFSADPRIVQNARRLQHVSYEEMLEIAASGSGVLAFRAVEFARNHGVPMHVRSSFTWEPGTWVTEEDPAMEQPIISAVTHDTSEAKVTVAGVPDKPGIAAQLFRLLADQNVNVDMIVQNVSLHGTTDISFTVPKSDLDVALEVCRSHASDVGAQDVLADRDIAKVSIVGAGMKTNPGVSARMFETLADVGVNIEMISTSPIRLTCVVRADQVEPAVQAIHEAFELS; the protein is encoded by the coding sequence GTGGCACTCCTCGTCCAGAAGTTCGGCGGCACCTCCGTGGCCGACGCCGAACGCATCCGCGCCGTGGCCGACCACGTGGCCCGCACGCGGCGCCAAGGCAACGACGTCGTCGTGGTCGTCAGCGCCATGGGCAAGGAGACCGACGACCTCATCCGCCTGGCCAACGAGGTGTCGCGCACCCGCCCCGGCCGCGAGATGGACATGCTGCTCACCGCGGGCGAGCGCAAGGCCATGGCCCTGCTCTGCATGGCCCTGCACGACCTCGGCGTGCCCGCCGACAGCTTCACCGGCAGCCAGGCGGGGATCATCACCGACACCTTCCACGAGCGGGCCAAGATCCTCGAGGTCAAGGCCGACCGCTTGAAGGGCTGCCTGGGCGCAGGCAAGGTGCCCGTGGTGGCCGGCTTCCAAGGCGTGTCGACCGACAAGGACGTCACGACGCTGGGCCGCGGCGGTTCCGACACCACCGCTGTCGCCCTCGCCGCTGCGCTCGGCGCCGATGCCATGGAGAAGTACAGCGACGTGCCCGGCGTGTTCAGCGCCGACCCCCGCATCGTGCAGAACGCCCGGCGCCTCCAGCACGTCAGCTACGAAGAGATGCTGGAGATCGCCGCCTCGGGCAGCGGCGTGCTCGCCTTCCGGGCCGTCGAGTTCGCCCGCAACCACGGCGTGCCCATGCACGTCCGTTCCAGCTTCACCTGGGAGCCCGGCACCTGGGTCACTGAGGAGGATCCCGCGATGGAGCAACCCATCATCTCTGCCGTCACGCACGACACGTCGGAGGCGAAGGTGACGGTGGCGGGCGTGCCCGACAAGCCCGGCATCGCCGCCCAACTCTTCCGGCTCCTGGCCGACCAGAACGTGAACGTCGACATGATCGTGCAGAACGTCTCGTTGCACGGCACCACCGACATCTCCTTCACCGTGCCCAAGAGCGACCTCGACGTGGCCTTGGAGGTGTGCCGCAGCCACGCCTCCGACGTGGGCGCCCAAGACGTGCTGGCCGACCGCGACATCGCCAAGGTCTCGATCGTGGGGGCGGGCATGAAAACCAACCCCGGCGTCAGCGCTCGCATGTTCGAGACCCTCGCCGACGTCGGCGTGAACATCGAGATGATCTCCACCTCGCCCATCCGCCTCACCTGCGTGGTCCGCGCCGACCAGGTGGAGCCTGCGGTGCAGGCGATCCACGAGGCCTTCGAGCTGTCGTGA
- a CDS encoding 3-hydroxybutyryl-CoA dehydrogenase encodes MEPSSYLSVTFAPMSIKRVGIVGSGIMGSGIAEAAAKQGHEVILRSRKQETADATLASMEKSLNKQVEKGRLSEEDRDATLGRVTATSDLSLLAECDLVIESVVEDLATKKELFNELDRVCKEHTILATNTSTLPVVELAMETGRPDKVCGVHFFNPATVMSLVEIVRPITASDETIAAARAFAEACGKNPVEVKDQAGFIVNALLFPYLNNAVRLFESGVASKEDVDEAMKGGCGFPMGPFALLDLVGLDTSLAILDALYDEFRDPNYAAVPLLRRMVSAELLGRKSGRGFYDYRK; translated from the coding sequence ATGGAGCCGTCGTCATACCTGTCGGTAACCTTCGCCCCCATGTCGATCAAGCGGGTGGGAATCGTCGGCTCCGGGATCATGGGTTCCGGCATCGCCGAAGCAGCAGCCAAGCAGGGCCACGAGGTGATCCTGCGGTCGCGCAAGCAGGAGACCGCCGATGCCACCTTGGCCTCGATGGAGAAGTCGCTGAACAAGCAGGTCGAGAAGGGCCGCCTCTCCGAGGAAGACCGCGACGCCACCCTGGGCCGCGTCACCGCCACCTCCGACCTCAGCCTGCTGGCCGAGTGCGACCTGGTGATCGAGTCGGTGGTCGAGGACCTGGCCACCAAAAAGGAGTTGTTCAACGAGCTCGACCGGGTGTGCAAGGAGCACACGATCCTGGCCACCAACACCTCGACCCTCCCCGTCGTGGAGCTGGCCATGGAGACGGGCCGCCCCGACAAGGTGTGCGGCGTCCACTTCTTCAACCCGGCCACCGTCATGTCGCTGGTGGAGATCGTGCGGCCCATCACGGCCAGCGACGAGACCATCGCCGCCGCCCGGGCCTTCGCCGAGGCGTGCGGCAAGAACCCCGTCGAGGTCAAGGACCAGGCGGGCTTCATCGTCAACGCCCTGCTGTTCCCCTACCTCAACAACGCCGTGCGCCTCTTCGAGTCGGGCGTGGCCTCCAAGGAGGACGTCGACGAGGCCATGAAGGGTGGGTGCGGGTTCCCGATGGGCCCCTTCGCCTTGCTCGACCTGGTCGGCCTCGACACCAGCCTGGCCATCCTCGACGCCCTCTACGACGAGTTCCGCGACCCCAACTACGCCGCCGTGCCGCTGCTGCGCCGAATGGTCAGCGCCGAGCTGCTCGGGAGAAAATCGGGTCGAGGCTTCTACGACTACCGGAAGTAG
- a CDS encoding DUF4012 domain-containing protein → MRRRRLWLLLAVLVVLGWAAAAGASLLRARSDLEAGLASVQRAQKLTAPADLVAGRALPDLHDATTAFDRGHDRLSSPLVAPLKLLPVAGRQLRSATALAGASARITEVGRDAVGEAQGVLQRPPGAGPERIAVLRELGQIASRADARLTDIDLGPSKALVGTLAEKRVELDERLAELRRTLRDGGTAATGLADLFQGPRRYLVLAANNSEMRAGSGMFLSVGEMTFADGRFSLGEFQPAGGLYRNNPPPITDADFAARWGWLNPNKEWRNLAASPRFDVTAELATRMWGRPVDGVLALDPITVQAIVEATGPVDVAGRRLEAEAVDDFLLYEQYAGITSIDANAQAGRRELLGLLAKSALGNVDRGGWDMAKLASTLARAARGRHVMAWAARPEEQRVWESAGIDGRMESASLMVSLLNRSANKLDRFMEVDANLSLRPDGGATAAELRVTVANTTPVGAPVYVAGPYPGSPVGAGDYFGILSVNLPGFAGDIDSDGGDPAAAGPDGPTRVHAVPMTVKRGETKTVTFRFRMGAPSGSLVVEPSGRVPAVSWTAPGGSWQSGESRRVNW, encoded by the coding sequence GTGAGGCGACGGCGGCTGTGGCTGCTGCTCGCCGTCCTCGTCGTCCTGGGGTGGGCGGCCGCCGCCGGGGCGTCGCTCCTGCGTGCCCGCTCCGACCTGGAGGCGGGCCTCGCCTCCGTGCAGCGGGCGCAGAAGCTGACCGCCCCCGCCGACCTGGTGGCGGGCCGAGCGCTCCCTGACCTGCACGACGCCACCACCGCCTTCGACCGCGGCCACGACCGCCTGTCGAGCCCCTTGGTGGCGCCGCTGAAGCTGCTGCCCGTGGCCGGCCGCCAACTGCGCTCGGCCACCGCCCTGGCGGGAGCGTCGGCGCGCATCACCGAGGTGGGCCGCGACGCAGTGGGCGAAGCCCAAGGCGTCCTCCAGCGTCCGCCCGGGGCGGGCCCCGAACGCATTGCCGTGCTGCGCGAGCTGGGCCAGATCGCGTCGCGGGCCGACGCCCGGCTGACCGACATCGACCTGGGACCGTCGAAGGCCCTCGTCGGCACGTTGGCGGAAAAGCGGGTCGAGCTCGACGAGCGGTTGGCCGAGTTGCGGCGCACGCTGCGCGACGGCGGCACCGCAGCCACGGGCTTGGCCGACCTGTTCCAAGGCCCCCGCCGCTACCTCGTGCTGGCCGCCAACAACTCGGAGATGCGAGCGGGCTCGGGCATGTTCCTGAGCGTGGGCGAGATGACCTTCGCCGACGGACGCTTCTCGCTCGGCGAGTTCCAGCCGGCAGGCGGCCTGTACCGGAACAACCCGCCGCCGATCACCGACGCCGACTTCGCCGCCCGCTGGGGCTGGCTCAACCCCAACAAGGAGTGGCGCAACCTGGCCGCTTCCCCGCGCTTCGACGTGACCGCCGAACTGGCCACACGCATGTGGGGCCGCCCGGTCGACGGGGTGCTCGCCCTCGACCCCATCACCGTGCAGGCCATCGTCGAGGCCACGGGGCCGGTCGACGTGGCGGGCCGCCGGCTGGAAGCCGAGGCCGTCGACGACTTTCTCCTCTACGAGCAGTACGCGGGCATCACCTCCATCGACGCCAACGCCCAAGCGGGCCGCCGCGAGTTGCTCGGCCTGTTGGCCAAGTCGGCGCTGGGCAACGTCGACCGCGGCGGCTGGGACATGGCCAAGTTGGCGTCCACGCTGGCCCGCGCCGCGCGGGGCCGTCACGTCATGGCCTGGGCGGCGCGGCCCGAGGAACAACGGGTGTGGGAGAGCGCAGGCATCGACGGCCGCATGGAGTCCGCGTCGCTGATGGTGTCGCTCCTCAACCGCAGCGCCAACAAGCTCGACCGGTTTATGGAGGTCGACGCCAACCTGTCGCTGCGGCCCGACGGGGGCGCCACTGCAGCGGAGCTGCGCGTCACCGTCGCCAACACCACGCCGGTCGGCGCACCCGTCTACGTGGCAGGCCCCTACCCGGGCAGCCCGGTCGGCGCGGGCGACTACTTCGGCATCCTCAGTGTGAACCTGCCCGGCTTCGCAGGCGACATCGACAGCGACGGCGGCGATCCCGCGGCAGCGGGGCCCGACGGCCCGACGCGAGTGCACGCGGTGCCCATGACCGTGAAGCGGGGCGAGACCAAGACAGTCACCTTCCGCTTCCGCATGGGCGCTCCATCGGGCTCCCTCGTGGTCGAGCCCTCGGGGCGCGTGCCTGCGGTGTCGTGGACGGCGCCGGGCGGGTCGTGGCAGTCGGGCGAGTCGCGTCGCGTCAACTGGTGA
- a CDS encoding peptidylprolyl isomerase, protein MAQRWDAPPAMEIDPSRRYTAEMVTSHGTMKLALDPASAPKTVNSFVFLARQGFYDGVIFHRIIPGFVLQGGDPTGTGTGGPGYKFEDELPAPGRYELGSLAMANAGPNTNGSQFFVISGPDGMRLPPQYALFGKVVSGIDVVTTIDALGTRSGQPTERVVIESVTITEHED, encoded by the coding sequence ATGGCCCAACGTTGGGATGCCCCGCCCGCCATGGAGATCGACCCCTCGCGCCGCTACACGGCCGAGATGGTCACCTCGCACGGCACCATGAAGCTGGCCCTCGACCCGGCCTCTGCACCCAAGACGGTGAACAGCTTCGTCTTCCTGGCCCGCCAAGGCTTTTACGACGGCGTGATCTTCCACCGCATCATCCCGGGCTTCGTGCTCCAGGGTGGCGACCCCACCGGCACCGGCACAGGCGGCCCCGGCTACAAGTTCGAAGACGAACTGCCCGCCCCCGGCCGCTACGAACTGGGCTCGTTGGCCATGGCCAACGCCGGCCCCAACACCAACGGCAGCCAGTTCTTCGTCATCAGCGGCCCCGACGGCATGCGCCTGCCCCCGCAGTACGCACTGTTCGGCAAGGTCGTCTCGGGCATCGACGTGGTGACAACCATCGACGCCCTCGGTACCCGCTCCGGCCAACCCACGGAGCGAGTCGTCATCGAATCGGTGACGATCACCGAGCACGAGGACTGA
- a CDS encoding peptidylprolyl isomerase, translating to MPTQKRERKRQGRHARQEYLQAQRRKAKLRRQAMIVLVVVGLVLGAALFFSRDGGDNVATNSTTTTVAGAIPKAEPVANDSKVTGDTPCPPADGSAKPTYKFEKPAPMCIDPAKANVAVMTTSEGVIEITLDTQKTPKTANNFAVLSRYHYYDGTALFRTNTGIDIIQGGSPHTQFNDDPGPGYTIEDEGTGFKYAEGDLVMARSQGPNSASAQFFFASGPKTSALDSQGTYVTFGKVTSGLDVVKAIMALHRDDPTAQGGPGEGGPSKLVIIEKIEIVEK from the coding sequence ATGCCGACGCAGAAGCGGGAACGCAAGAGGCAGGGCCGACACGCCCGACAGGAGTACCTGCAGGCGCAGCGCCGGAAGGCCAAGCTGCGCCGCCAGGCCATGATCGTGCTCGTCGTGGTGGGGCTGGTGCTGGGGGCAGCACTGTTCTTCAGCCGCGACGGGGGCGACAACGTGGCCACCAACTCGACCACCACCACGGTGGCGGGCGCCATCCCCAAGGCGGAGCCGGTGGCCAACGACAGCAAGGTCACGGGCGACACGCCGTGCCCGCCTGCCGACGGCAGCGCCAAGCCGACCTACAAGTTCGAGAAGCCGGCGCCCATGTGCATCGACCCGGCCAAGGCCAACGTCGCCGTGATGACGACGAGCGAAGGCGTCATCGAGATCACCCTCGACACCCAGAAGACGCCGAAGACGGCCAACAACTTCGCCGTGCTCTCGCGCTACCACTACTACGACGGCACGGCGCTGTTCCGCACCAACACGGGCATCGACATCATCCAGGGCGGCTCGCCGCACACCCAGTTCAACGACGATCCCGGCCCCGGCTACACCATCGAGGACGAGGGCACAGGGTTCAAGTACGCCGAGGGCGACCTGGTGATGGCCCGTTCGCAGGGCCCGAACTCCGCGAGCGCGCAGTTCTTCTTCGCCTCCGGGCCGAAGACCTCCGCCCTCGACAGCCAAGGCACCTACGTCACCTTCGGCAAGGTCACCAGCGGGCTCGACGTGGTGAAGGCGATCATGGCCCTGCACCGCGACGACCCCACAGCACAGGGCGGCCCGGGCGAAGGCGGCCCCAGCAAGCTCGTCATCATCGAGAAGATCGAGATCGTGGAGAAGTAG
- a CDS encoding glycosyltransferase, which yields MPRVLHVAQSADYGLARFLFDLVGDQVERGWTVGFAGPADAPLPEGADRIAWAASREPHRDVPAESRRLAGIVEAFQPDVVHLHSSKAGLVGRLVLRGRRPTIFQPHAWSFLAVGGATRAAAVMWERAAIRWTEVVVCCSQAEYRQGEEHGIRGRYRVVPNAVDLQRFAVVDRREARERLGLGEGPLVACIGRLSHQKGQDVLLDAWPAVRAAVSTARLVLVGDGPDREALAARAGEGVELVGRQPSVEHWLAAADVVAQPSRYEGLAITVLEAMAAGRSIVATDVEGMAEAIGGGGAIVRPGDVGALGEALVHRLRDPDLAAAEGRAGRERAAHSHDLRTWGDRMAELTLGLVRTP from the coding sequence ATGCCCCGCGTCCTGCACGTCGCCCAGTCGGCTGACTACGGCTTGGCCCGTTTCCTGTTCGACCTCGTGGGTGACCAGGTGGAGCGGGGGTGGACGGTGGGCTTTGCCGGGCCTGCCGACGCGCCGCTGCCCGAGGGCGCCGACCGCATCGCCTGGGCGGCATCGCGCGAGCCGCACCGCGACGTGCCCGCCGAGTCGCGGCGGCTGGCAGGCATCGTCGAGGCCTTCCAGCCCGATGTCGTCCACCTGCACTCGTCGAAGGCCGGGCTGGTGGGCCGCCTCGTCCTGCGAGGCAGGCGCCCGACGATCTTCCAGCCCCACGCGTGGTCGTTCCTCGCCGTGGGCGGTGCCACCCGGGCTGCCGCCGTCATGTGGGAACGGGCGGCCATCCGCTGGACCGAGGTGGTCGTGTGCTGCAGCCAGGCGGAGTACCGCCAAGGCGAGGAGCACGGCATCAGGGGCCGCTACCGGGTGGTTCCCAACGCCGTCGACCTCCAGCGCTTCGCCGTGGTCGACCGCCGCGAGGCGCGGGAACGGCTCGGGCTTGGCGAGGGGCCGCTGGTTGCGTGCATCGGCAGGCTGTCGCACCAGAAGGGGCAGGACGTGCTGCTCGACGCCTGGCCCGCGGTGCGGGCTGCCGTGTCGACGGCCCGCTTGGTGCTGGTGGGCGACGGGCCCGACCGGGAAGCCTTGGCGGCGCGAGCGGGCGAGGGCGTCGAGCTCGTGGGCCGCCAACCGTCGGTGGAGCACTGGCTGGCCGCCGCCGACGTGGTGGCCCAGCCCTCTCGCTACGAGGGGTTGGCCATCACCGTGCTCGAAGCCATGGCCGCGGGCCGCAGCATCGTCGCCACCGACGTGGAGGGCATGGCCGAGGCCATCGGCGGGGGCGGGGCCATCGTGCGGCCCGGCGACGTGGGGGCGTTGGGCGAGGCGTTGGTGCACCGCCTCCGCGACCCGGACCTGGCGGCAGCGGAGGGGCGAGCGGGCCGGGAGAGAGCGGCCCACTCGCACGACCTCCGTACGTGGGGCGATCGCATGGCCGAGCTGACGCTCGGCTTGGTGCGAACGCCCTAG
- a CDS encoding ABC transporter ATP-binding protein yields the protein MAEPRRRRRRPVGPPAVSIRNLRKEFGAKVAVDDLSLDVPTGSFFGLVGPNGAGKSTTLKATTGLLRPTRGTVVVDGVDVWSDPPAAKARMGILPEDPKLFDRLTGGELLTYNGLLRGMRPEVVEARAVELLEVLGLADATRTMVVDYSQGMRKKAALACALIHAPRVLFLDEPFESVDPVSARTIRMVLQRFTDEGGTVVFSSHVMDTVERLCDHVAILHHGRVVASGATAAVRGGRALEDVFIEAVGAVDAPGVALSWLGTSSD from the coding sequence ATGGCCGAGCCACGCCGAAGGCGGCGGCGACCGGTCGGGCCGCCCGCCGTCTCCATCCGGAACCTGCGCAAGGAGTTCGGCGCCAAGGTTGCCGTCGACGACCTGTCGCTCGACGTTCCCACCGGTTCGTTCTTCGGGCTGGTGGGACCGAACGGCGCGGGAAAGAGCACCACGCTCAAGGCCACCACCGGCCTGCTCCGCCCCACCCGTGGCACGGTCGTGGTCGACGGCGTCGACGTGTGGAGCGACCCGCCCGCGGCCAAGGCCCGCATGGGCATCCTGCCCGAAGACCCCAAGCTCTTCGACCGCCTGACCGGCGGCGAGTTGCTGACCTACAACGGCCTGCTGCGGGGCATGCGGCCCGAGGTCGTGGAAGCCCGGGCCGTGGAACTGCTCGAGGTGCTCGGGCTGGCCGATGCCACCCGCACCATGGTCGTCGACTACAGCCAGGGCATGCGCAAGAAGGCCGCCTTGGCCTGTGCGTTGATCCACGCCCCCCGGGTGCTCTTCCTCGACGAGCCCTTCGAGTCGGTCGACCCGGTGTCGGCCCGCACCATCCGCATGGTGCTGCAGCGCTTCACCGACGAAGGCGGCACCGTGGTGTTCTCCAGCCACGTCATGGACACGGTGGAACGCCTGTGCGACCACGTGGCCATCCTCCACCACGGCCGGGTGGTGGCCTCGGGCGCCACCGCCGCAGTGCGAGGAGGACGAGCCCTGGAGGACGTCTTCATCGAGGCAGTGGGCGCGGTCGACGCCCCCGGGGTGGCGCTGTCGTGGCTCGGCACTTCCTCCGACTGA